In Pseudomonas alcaliphila JAB1, a single window of DNA contains:
- a CDS encoding helix-turn-helix transcriptional regulator, producing MSIDVNEALKALANPMRLAILNWLKDPRANFPEQEVDPEAIGVCVSIIQERTGLSQSTTSLYLTALQRAQLVTSQRIGPWTYYKRHEDNIGAFFKALQEKI from the coding sequence ATGAGCATTGACGTGAACGAAGCCCTGAAAGCCTTGGCAAATCCGATGCGCCTTGCCATTCTCAATTGGCTCAAGGACCCCAGGGCAAACTTTCCTGAGCAAGAGGTCGATCCAGAAGCGATAGGTGTGTGCGTCAGCATTATCCAGGAGCGCACGGGCCTTTCGCAGTCCACCACATCGCTGTACCTAACGGCCCTGCAACGCGCACAGCTGGTGACATCGCAGCGAATCGGCCCCTGGACCTACTACAAGAGGCATGAGGACAACATCGGCGCCTTCTTCAAGGCCCTGCAAGAGAAGATTTAG
- a CDS encoding 2-hydroxymuconate tautomerase → MPIAQLYILEGRTDEQKETLIREVSEAMSRSLDAPIERVRVIITEMPKNHFGIGGESASKLRR, encoded by the coding sequence ATGCCCATCGCTCAGCTGTATATCCTCGAAGGCCGCACCGACGAACAAAAGGAAACCCTGATCCGCGAAGTCAGCGAGGCCATGTCGCGCTCGCTGGACGCGCCCATCGAGCGGGTGCGCGTGATCATCACCGAAATGCCGAAAAACCACTTCGGCATCGGTGGTGAATCGGCGAGCAAGCTCAGGCGCTAG